In Trichocoleus desertorum ATA4-8-CV12, the following proteins share a genomic window:
- a CDS encoding DUF4198 domain-containing protein yields MAQKWLKEVLLSVALLPLLAQPALAHAIWFQQQDGNFDLLFGHPELGTPQPYDPARVKQVNVYDASGAALPFSQVPHTDGVSITAKGDVAAITAFYESSYFDRNINTTVNTLKYTKALYDWSDFVANPLGLPFEILPLRNPIGLTGASLPVQVLYQGAPTNNVLLEYLGEEVALDSNGIAAIPVGADGLQPIEASYQIRSSNGQAVEYGASLTAERLAPRASVPEPSALIGLGVVGLAAFTRKRTMTAKE; encoded by the coding sequence ATGGCTCAGAAGTGGTTGAAAGAAGTACTTTTGTCAGTAGCTCTACTGCCCTTATTGGCTCAACCCGCTTTAGCGCATGCGATTTGGTTTCAGCAACAGGACGGCAATTTCGACCTTCTATTTGGTCATCCTGAGTTGGGCACACCACAACCTTATGATCCCGCTAGAGTCAAGCAAGTGAATGTCTACGATGCCTCTGGAGCTGCTCTTCCCTTCTCTCAGGTTCCGCATACAGATGGCGTTTCTATCACTGCTAAAGGAGACGTTGCGGCGATTACCGCCTTTTATGAAAGCAGCTACTTTGACCGCAACATCAACACAACTGTCAATACCTTGAAGTACACGAAAGCTCTTTATGATTGGTCAGACTTTGTTGCGAACCCTTTAGGCTTACCCTTTGAAATTTTGCCCCTCCGGAATCCGATTGGGCTCACGGGGGCATCTCTGCCCGTACAAGTGCTCTACCAGGGAGCGCCCACTAATAATGTATTGTTGGAATACTTAGGAGAGGAGGTTGCGTTAGATAGCAATGGTATCGCTGCAATTCCTGTAGGAGCGGATGGATTGCAACCCATTGAAGCTAGCTATCAAATCAGGTCTAGCAATGGTCAGGCTGTTGAGTATGGTGCTAGCTTAACCGCAGAACGCCTTGCACCTCGTGCCTCTGTTCCTGAACCATCTGCTCTAATTGGTTTAGGAGTTGTAGGGTTGGCGGCCTTTACCAGAAAACGGACTATGACAGCCAAAGAATAA
- the dxr gene encoding 1-deoxy-D-xylulose-5-phosphate reductoisomerase yields MKAITLLGSTGSIGTQTLDIVAQYPDQFRIVGLAAGRNVELLAQQIRQFKPEIVALCDEEKLPELKAAIADLAPQPILLTGEAGIVEVARYGDSEAVVTGIVGCAGLLPTIAAIEAGKDIALANKETLIAGGPVVLPLVEKHGIKLLPADSEHSAIFQCLQGVPKGGLRRILLTASGGAFRDWPVEKLPQVTVADALKHPNWSMGRKITVDSATLMNKGLEVIEAHYLFGMDYDDIEIVIHPQSIIHSLIELQDTSVLAQLGWPDMRLPLLYALSWPDRIYTNWERLDLVKAGDLTFRAPDHQKYPCMQLAYAAGRAGGSMPAVLNAANEQAVALFLDEKIRFLDIPRVIETACDRYQTQNSTTPSLEDIVAADQWARQAVLQATEELNQGDRLISLR; encoded by the coding sequence GTGAAAGCAATTACTCTCCTCGGCTCCACTGGCTCGATTGGTACGCAAACGCTAGACATCGTGGCTCAATATCCCGACCAGTTTCGGATTGTTGGGTTGGCGGCGGGACGGAATGTCGAACTACTGGCGCAACAGATTCGGCAATTTAAGCCAGAAATCGTGGCCCTTTGTGACGAGGAGAAACTGCCAGAACTGAAAGCGGCGATCGCAGACCTTGCTCCCCAACCGATTCTGCTGACGGGGGAGGCGGGGATTGTAGAAGTGGCACGCTATGGCGATTCAGAGGCCGTAGTCACCGGAATTGTGGGTTGTGCGGGTCTGTTACCGACGATCGCCGCGATCGAAGCAGGGAAAGATATTGCTCTTGCCAACAAAGAAACTCTGATTGCAGGTGGGCCAGTTGTGCTGCCCTTGGTTGAGAAACATGGCATCAAGTTGTTGCCTGCCGACTCCGAACACTCCGCCATCTTTCAGTGCTTGCAAGGCGTACCGAAAGGTGGACTGCGACGAATTCTTCTGACTGCTTCCGGTGGTGCTTTCCGCGATTGGCCTGTGGAGAAACTGCCTCAAGTGACAGTGGCTGATGCCTTAAAGCATCCCAACTGGTCCATGGGTCGCAAGATTACGGTAGACTCTGCCACCTTGATGAACAAAGGTTTGGAAGTCATTGAGGCGCACTATCTATTTGGTATGGACTACGACGACATCGAAATCGTCATCCATCCCCAAAGCATTATTCACTCTTTAATTGAGCTGCAAGATACCTCTGTTCTGGCGCAACTGGGCTGGCCCGATATGCGCTTGCCACTGCTCTACGCCCTTTCTTGGCCCGATCGCATCTACACCAACTGGGAACGCCTCGACTTGGTGAAAGCAGGAGATCTCACCTTCCGCGCTCCCGACCACCAGAAATATCCTTGTATGCAGTTGGCTTATGCCGCAGGTCGAGCCGGGGGTTCTATGCCCGCTGTCCTCAATGCCGCGAACGAACAAGCAGTGGCCCTGTTCCTCGACGAAAAGATTCGCTTTTTAGATATCCCTCGCGTGATTGAAACTGCTTGCGATCGCTACCAAACCCAAAACTCTACCACTCCTTCCTTAGAAGATATTGTGGCCGCTGACCAATGGGCGAGACAAGCGGTTCTGCAAGCCACTGAGGAACTAAACCAGGGCGATCGCCTAATTTCCCTGCGCTAA